One Deltaproteobacteria bacterium genomic window, GGCCCTGAAGCAGTTTCCGCACCAGGTGCTCCTCACGGACGTGATGATGGACGAGCTCCGCGGCACCGACCTCGTGCGCGCCGCGAAGAACATCCACCCGCCGCTCGTGGCGATGGTCATGACCGGCTACGGCAGCAAGGAAGTGGCCGTGGAGGCGCTCCGCGAGGGGGCCGACGAGTTTCTCGAGAAGCCCCTCACCCCCGACTCCATCCTGCGCGCCGTCGCGCGAGCCTGGCACGGCGTACGACGCGAGCTCGAGATCAGTCGACTGCTCCAGGAGCTGCGCCGCGCAAACGAGGCCCTCCGCGAGGCGAACGAGGAGCTCACCGTGCTGGCCTCCTTCGCCGACCTCGACCCGGCCCCGCTGCTACGCGTGGACCGCGGCGGCCGCATCGTGAGCGGCAACCGCGCCGCGATCGAGATTCTCGACGGCGATAGCCTCGCGGGGCGGTCACTGCACGAGGTCTTCCCCGAGCTCGGCGAGCTGGACCTCGCGAGCTGCATCGACGAAGGACGACACGTGACGCGCGAGGCGCGCCTCGCCGACCGCGACTACCAGTTCCTTCTGCGCGGCGTCCCCGAGCTGGGGCTCGCGCACCTCTACAGCAGCGACGTCACGGAGCTGAACCGCACGCGGCAGCAGCTCCACCTCTCGCAGCGCCTCGAGGCGGTGGGAAAGCTCGCCGGAGGGGTGGCGCACGACTTCAACAACCTCCTCACGGTGATCTCCCTCTCGATCAACAACCTCGCCGAGCGCGTCCGGGATCAGGATGCCCTCGAGGACGTGGGGCAGATCCAGGACGCCACCGAGCGCGCCATCCGGCTCACCCGCCAGCTCCTCGCCTTCAGCCGCAAAGAGCTGATCCGGCCGCGGGTGCTACAGGTCAACGAGGTGGTGGCCGAGATGCACCAGCTGCTGCGCCGGACCGTGGGCGAGGACATCGAGATGCGGCTGGTGCTGGGCGGCGCCCGCACGTCGGTCTACATGGACCAGGGGCAGCTCGAGCAGGTGCTGCTCAATCTCGTGGTGAACGCGCGCGACGCCATGCCCCACGGCGGCAAGCTGACCATCGAGACCTCCGAGGTCACGCTCGACGAGGTCTACAACGCGCAGCACGCGGGTGTGCCGCCCGGGCGCTACGTCCTGCTCGCCGTGAGCGACAGCGGGGTGGGGATGCCTCCCGACGTCGTCAGTCGCGCCTTCGAGCCCTTCTTCACCACGAAGGAGCAGGGGAAGGGGACCGGGATGGGGCTCGCCACGGTCTACGGGGTGGTGAAGCGCGCCGAGGGGGCGGTGTGGCTCTACTCGGAGGTGAGCAAGGGGACCACGGCGAAGGTCTACCTGCCCGTCACGACGCGGCCCGGCTCGTACGACTTCCCGTCGCTGCAGCCGCGCCCCCGGGACGGCAAGGGCGAGGTGATCCTGCTCGTCGAGGACGACGAAGGGGTGCGCAGCGTGGCGCGGAGGCTCCTCCGCGACCACGGCTACACCGTCCTCGACGCGCCGCGCGGAGACGAGGCGCTCGCGGTGGAGGCGCAGTACAGCGGGCCGATCGACCTGCTCCTCACCGACGTGGTGATGCCGGGACTTTCGGGCAAGGACCTCGCGGATCACCTGACGGCGCGCCGACCGTCCCTCAAGGTGGTCTACATGTCCGGCTACACCGAGACGGCGGTGACCCACCGCGGGGTTCTCCTCGAGGGGGTCAGCTTCGTCCACAAGCCCTTCACCCGGGACGCGCTCCTCGTCAAGGTGCGCGAGGTCCTCGACGGCGACCGGCGTTCGAGCTGACCCGTGGCCAAGGACGTCGTACTCCCCGACGCGCGTTACACCTGTCAGAGCTGCGGTCGCTGCTGTCGCATGTGGACCGTCACGGTCGACGCCGCGAAGGTCGAAGCTCTTCGCCGGCACGCCTGGGGGAGCGACCCGTTCTTGCCCAACCGCGGAGCCGGCGACTCCTTCCGCATCCGGATGGTGGACGGCCGCTGCTTCTTCCTCGCCGAGGACAACCGCTGCCGCATCCACACGGAGCTCGGCTACGAGGCCAAGCCGGAGGGGTGCAAGGCCTTTCCGCTGCACCTGGCCGAGGTCGGCGGCACGACCTACGCGCGGCTCAGCTTCTACTGCCCGACGGTCACGCGAAACGAGGGAAAGCCCCTGCGCGAGCAGAGCCGGTGGGTAAACGCCACGCGCAAGGCGGCCGGAGAGCTCGCCCGCAAGGCCCCCGTCACGCTCGACGGCACGCTCGAGCTCTCGACGCAAGAGCTCGCGGCGATCGAGCAGGCCCTCCTCGCCTCGCTCGAGCGGAGGGAGGCGCCCGTCGCCGACCGGCTCGCCGCGGGGTCGGCGCTCCTCCGGAGGCTCGCCAACGCAGCGGGCGCGGCGGGCAAGAGCGGCCTCCGCCCCGCCCTCGCGGAAGCGCAGGCCTTGGAGTTCAGCTCGCTCGCCGCGGAGGGACGCCGCGGCGGTCGCCCCTCGAGAGCCGGGCCGGTGCTCTCGCTGCTCCTCGGCCAGGATTGCCGACCCACCAAGCTCTCCCGCTTCGCGCG contains:
- a CDS encoding response regulator; the encoded protein is MPLASRLAILLVGTDEALASLAARTFAPLGLDVERADEGAGALQRLRSQPFGLLIVGELVAGPVLQDLVRAARMSHPGTLVAVAGERPSAPGELSPALWADACFPSLPSTADLLALWERRGQRSAFTEIPERPRILVVDDDALVLESVTDVLAEAYEVRSERSPRQALEALKQFPHQVLLTDVMMDELRGTDLVRAAKNIHPPLVAMVMTGYGSKEVAVEALREGADEFLEKPLTPDSILRAVARAWHGVRRELEISRLLQELRRANEALREANEELTVLASFADLDPAPLLRVDRGGRIVSGNRAAIEILDGDSLAGRSLHEVFPELGELDLASCIDEGRHVTREARLADRDYQFLLRGVPELGLAHLYSSDVTELNRTRQQLHLSQRLEAVGKLAGGVAHDFNNLLTVISLSINNLAERVRDQDALEDVGQIQDATERAIRLTRQLLAFSRKELIRPRVLQVNEVVAEMHQLLRRTVGEDIEMRLVLGGARTSVYMDQGQLEQVLLNLVVNARDAMPHGGKLTIETSEVTLDEVYNAQHAGVPPGRYVLLAVSDSGVGMPPDVVSRAFEPFFTTKEQGKGTGMGLATVYGVVKRAEGAVWLYSEVSKGTTAKVYLPVTTRPGSYDFPSLQPRPRDGKGEVILLVEDDEGVRSVARRLLRDHGYTVLDAPRGDEALAVEAQYSGPIDLLLTDVVMPGLSGKDLADHLTARRPSLKVVYMSGYTETAVTHRGVLLEGVSFVHKPFTRDALLVKVREVLDGDRRSS
- a CDS encoding YkgJ family cysteine cluster protein gives rise to the protein MAKDVVLPDARYTCQSCGRCCRMWTVTVDAAKVEALRRHAWGSDPFLPNRGAGDSFRIRMVDGRCFFLAEDNRCRIHTELGYEAKPEGCKAFPLHLAEVGGTTYARLSFYCPTVTRNEGKPLREQSRWVNATRKAAGELARKAPVTLDGTLELSTQELAAIEQALLASLERREAPVADRLAAGSALLRRLANAAGAAGKSGLRPALAEAQALEFSSLAAEGRRGGRPSRAGPVLSLLLGQDCRPTKLSRFARFFGVRLAGLGLTPLRSHHVAARARFGALRKVAFDPPTEQEELLTRYLTHKLRARRHLVGDASLFGGFNLLVAAYAVVNVLARLQAAQAGRGRCAAEDVTRAVEAADLLVLEHSTLYHSDLFAALTQSVLASPTLCSDLLARLGGGAGEGGRDE